A single region of the Rattus rattus isolate New Zealand chromosome 8, Rrattus_CSIRO_v1, whole genome shotgun sequence genome encodes:
- the Elof1 gene encoding transcription elongation factor 1 homolog → MGRRKSKRKPPPKKKMTGTLETQFTCPFCNHEKSCDVKMDRARNTGVISCTVCLEEFQTPITYLSEPVDVYSDWIDACEAANQ, encoded by the exons ATGGGACGAAGGAAGTCTAAACGGAAGCCACCCCCCAAGAAGAAGATGACAGGCACCTTGGAGACTCAGTTTACCTGCCCTTTCTGCAACCACGAGAAGTCTTGTGATGTGAAAAT GGACCGGGCTCGAAACACTGGAGTCATCTCCTGTACCGTGTGCCTAGAGGAATTCCAGACACCCATCACAT ACCTGTCAGAACCCGTGGATGTGTACAGCGACTGGATAGACGCCTGCGAGGCAGCCAATCAGTAG